From a single Micromonospora carbonacea genomic region:
- a CDS encoding MFS transporter produces MTARERTPSSTRGADRWGAVVAVGITVFITGADMTIVGVALPTLGTDLGVGPTTVQWVVLGYALPLVALGLPLGRWADTMSKRQAFLLAVCGFGVASVLVAVADRLGTVVAARVMQGLFGALISALVLATIARSVRPQMMGRAVGVVAALGPLGAAVGPALGGALIEASGWRSVFLINVPICFVAGWLGLRSIPADDMGLALPRRSWLLDAILLGAGGTAFLLGLQAADPTRGTPILALSLLVLAIVVTAVWTRRPDARVALGMLADPLPRYWLIASCCGGAVTGTLGFLAPFHLTDGLRVSPTVAGLVLLALPAGMVAAAPFGGMIGDRWGHHRAGVLGTALVLTGTVALLGASGDWRAADLAWRLALVGAGTGLLAGPCQAAVMNAVSPDRGATAGAFSSLTLNLGFAIGPPLGVLTWRMGGGSPADIPAGYTTAVVTAALSLLAVCMVVVSRRA; encoded by the coding sequence ATGACCGCGCGCGAACGGACGCCGAGCAGCACACGCGGGGCCGACCGTTGGGGCGCGGTGGTCGCGGTTGGGATCACGGTGTTCATCACCGGGGCGGACATGACGATCGTCGGCGTCGCGTTGCCGACGCTCGGCACCGACCTGGGGGTCGGGCCGACCACCGTGCAGTGGGTGGTCCTCGGGTACGCGCTGCCGCTGGTCGCCCTCGGCCTGCCGCTCGGCCGCTGGGCGGACACCATGTCGAAGCGGCAGGCGTTCCTCCTCGCGGTCTGCGGCTTCGGCGTGGCTAGCGTGCTGGTGGCGGTGGCGGACCGTCTCGGCACGGTGGTCGCGGCACGCGTGATGCAGGGTCTGTTCGGCGCGTTGATCTCCGCGCTGGTGCTCGCCACCATCGCCCGCTCGGTCCGGCCGCAGATGATGGGCCGCGCGGTCGGGGTGGTCGCCGCGTTGGGCCCGCTGGGCGCCGCCGTCGGGCCCGCGCTCGGTGGCGCGCTGATCGAGGCATCCGGGTGGCGTTCGGTGTTCCTGATCAATGTGCCGATCTGCTTCGTCGCGGGCTGGCTCGGCCTCCGCTCGATCCCCGCAGACGACATGGGGCTGGCGCTGCCGAGGCGGTCGTGGCTCCTCGACGCGATATTGCTCGGGGCCGGCGGCACGGCGTTTCTCCTCGGCCTCCAGGCGGCCGATCCAACACGCGGCACACCGATCCTGGCATTGTCGCTGTTGGTCCTCGCCATCGTCGTGACGGCCGTGTGGACGCGGCGACCAGACGCACGCGTGGCCCTGGGCATGCTCGCCGACCCGTTGCCGAGGTACTGGCTGATCGCGTCGTGCTGCGGCGGGGCCGTGACGGGGACGCTCGGCTTCCTGGCGCCGTTCCACCTGACGGACGGTCTGCGCGTTTCCCCCACGGTGGCCGGTCTCGTGCTGCTGGCTCTCCCCGCCGGCATGGTCGCGGCCGCTCCTTTCGGCGGGATGATCGGTGATCGGTGGGGCCATCACCGGGCAGGGGTGCTCGGCACCGCGCTCGTGCTCACCGGCACCGTCGCGCTGCTGGGGGCGTCGGGTGACTGGCGCGCGGCCGACCTCGCGTGGCGTCTCGCTCTGGTCGGCGCGGGCACCGGCCTGCTCGCCGGCCCGTGCCAGGCTGCGGTGATGAACGCGGTGTCGCCGGACCGGGGCGCGACCGCGGGCGCGTTCTCCTCGCTCACGCTCAATCTCGGGTTCGCCATCGGGCCTCCGTTGGGCGTTCTCACCTGGCGGATGGGCGGTGGCTCGCCCGCCGACATCCCGGCCGGCTACACGACGGCGGTCGTGACGGCCGCGCTCTCGCTGCTCGCGGTGTGCATGGTCGTGGTGAGCAGGCGGGCCTGA
- a CDS encoding acyl-CoA dehydrogenase family protein, which translates to MHVQTTTTTSPESVVEVARAVAAEVDGRGEEIERARTLPADLVARFRDTGLFSMALPAVFGGLECPPLTVVEVIEEMSRADPSAGWTLLIGQGAGFLAWLEPAAAADLVAVHPRPIVASSMAPAGRGEETGDGYRLSGRWPFTSGCAHSDLLMAGFVATRDGVPVTTAQGAPAQRMAFVPAGETDIVDTWRVAGLRGTGSHDVVVRGTVVPRELTADPFFEQAKQPGPLYGASMFSFLMTMMAGFPLGVARRALDEFHAAAHARTRQPAGTSMAEEPVTQAAILRCESAVRAARALVVDAIGLVTEAVASGNGAPPPVRARLAGAVVHAMTTAREVVETAFHSCGARSLYAGHPLQRCFRDVHAASQHVAFGQEAVKRLGRIELGLPTPTFLV; encoded by the coding sequence GTGCACGTGCAGACGACCACGACAACCTCCCCTGAATCCGTGGTGGAGGTGGCCCGGGCGGTGGCCGCCGAAGTCGACGGGAGGGGTGAGGAGATCGAGCGGGCCCGTACCCTGCCGGCGGACCTGGTCGCCCGGTTCCGGGACACCGGCCTGTTCAGCATGGCGTTGCCTGCGGTGTTCGGTGGGCTCGAGTGCCCGCCGCTGACCGTGGTCGAGGTCATCGAGGAGATGTCGCGCGCCGACCCCTCGGCGGGCTGGACACTGCTCATCGGCCAGGGGGCGGGCTTCCTCGCCTGGCTGGAGCCTGCCGCCGCGGCCGATCTGGTCGCCGTCCACCCTCGGCCGATCGTCGCGAGTTCGATGGCGCCCGCCGGCCGGGGCGAGGAGACCGGCGACGGCTACCGGCTGTCCGGCCGTTGGCCGTTCACCAGCGGGTGCGCCCACAGCGACCTGCTGATGGCCGGCTTCGTGGCGACCCGGGACGGCGTGCCGGTCACCACCGCGCAGGGGGCACCGGCGCAACGCATGGCGTTCGTGCCGGCGGGCGAGACCGACATCGTCGACACCTGGCGGGTGGCGGGCCTGCGGGGCACGGGCAGCCATGACGTCGTGGTGCGCGGCACCGTCGTGCCGCGGGAACTGACCGCCGACCCCTTCTTCGAACAGGCGAAACAGCCGGGACCGCTGTACGGGGCCTCGATGTTCAGCTTCCTGATGACGATGATGGCCGGTTTCCCCCTCGGGGTGGCCCGGCGCGCGCTCGACGAGTTCCACGCCGCCGCGCACGCGAGGACCCGCCAGCCCGCCGGCACCTCGATGGCGGAGGAACCGGTGACGCAGGCCGCGATCCTGAGGTGCGAGTCCGCGGTACGCGCGGCGCGAGCTCTCGTCGTCGACGCGATCGGCCTGGTGACCGAGGCCGTCGCGTCGGGAAACGGGGCGCCACCGCCGGTGCGGGCGCGGCTCGCGGGGGCCGTCGTGCACGCCATGACCACCGCGCGAGAGGTCGTGGAGACCGCCTTCCACTCGTGCGGCGCGAGGTCGCTGTACGCGGGGCACCCGTTGCAGCGCTGCTTCCGGGACGTTCACGCCGCGTCGCAGCACGTCGCGTTCGGCCAGGAGGCGGTCAAGCGGCTCGGCCGCATCGAGCTGGGGTTGCCGACCCCGACCTTCCTCGTCTGA
- a CDS encoding SDR family NAD(P)-dependent oxidoreductase produces MDLGLRDRAVLVTGGSSNIGAATAIAFGREGARVTLTYKSNKEAAEKVAARVEQEGGTAHTVPFDLEDSGAPARLIDAVVEKWGGLDVLVNNAVRWADHNPTQGPRKFEDETDDSWVTLIDANLTAQLQVLQAALPALRRSGSGRIVNVSTSLVERGMVGSVAYTAAKSGLYGASRSLSWEVGRDGVLVNVVMPGWVIDGKDLPFEIPQALMDEQTSRLPTGQLPSCQHVADAVVFLASQANKSITGEIVRVTGGMS; encoded by the coding sequence ATGGACTTGGGCCTTCGAGACCGCGCCGTGCTCGTCACGGGCGGATCATCGAACATCGGAGCGGCGACCGCGATCGCGTTCGGACGGGAGGGCGCACGCGTCACGTTGACGTACAAGTCGAACAAGGAGGCGGCCGAGAAGGTGGCCGCCCGGGTGGAGCAGGAGGGCGGCACCGCCCACACCGTGCCGTTCGACCTCGAGGACAGCGGTGCTCCCGCCAGGCTGATCGATGCCGTCGTGGAGAAGTGGGGCGGGCTGGACGTCCTCGTGAACAACGCGGTGCGCTGGGCGGACCACAATCCGACCCAGGGCCCCCGGAAGTTCGAGGACGAGACCGACGACAGCTGGGTCACTCTCATCGACGCGAACCTGACCGCGCAGTTGCAGGTGCTGCAGGCCGCGCTGCCCGCGCTGCGACGCAGCGGTAGCGGCCGGATCGTCAACGTCTCCACCTCGCTCGTCGAGCGCGGCATGGTCGGCTCGGTCGCCTACACCGCGGCGAAGTCGGGTCTCTACGGCGCGAGCAGGAGCCTCTCCTGGGAGGTCGGGCGCGACGGCGTGCTCGTCAACGTGGTCATGCCGGGCTGGGTCATCGACGGCAAGGACCTGCCGTTCGAGATTCCCCAGGCCCTCATGGACGAGCAGACCTCCCGCCTCCCCACCGGCCAGTTGCCGTCCTGCCAGCACGTGGCCGATGCCGTGGTGTTCCTCGCGTCCCAGGCGAACAAGAGCATCACCGGCGAGATCGTCCGGGTCACCGGCGGTATGTCCTGA
- a CDS encoding O-methyltransferase, whose protein sequence is MTTTLHDPAVRDLIVRLFAEAERDDERSPGRPAPTATAQERSDLLEDVYMPISARGGDLLYALVRAARPQTVVEFGTSYGISTLHLAAAVRDNGIGHVTTTELSATKVRAARANIEAAGLSDLVTVLEGDALTTLGTVDGPIGLALLDGWKEMCLPVLRLIEDRLAPGALVVGDDSTFESMSDYVAYVRDPGNGYVSVDFPVEDGMELSCWTGR, encoded by the coding sequence ATGACGACGACACTGCACGACCCCGCGGTCCGCGACCTGATCGTCCGGCTGTTCGCCGAGGCCGAGCGCGACGATGAGCGCTCGCCGGGGCGGCCCGCGCCCACGGCCACCGCCCAGGAACGATCCGACCTGCTCGAAGACGTCTACATGCCGATCTCGGCCCGCGGCGGCGACCTGCTCTACGCCCTGGTCCGCGCGGCCCGACCGCAGACGGTGGTCGAGTTCGGCACCTCGTACGGGATCTCGACGCTCCACCTCGCCGCGGCCGTGCGCGACAACGGGATCGGGCACGTCACCACGACTGAGCTCAGCGCGACCAAGGTCAGGGCGGCCCGCGCCAACATCGAGGCGGCCGGGCTCAGCGACCTCGTGACCGTGCTCGAGGGCGACGCGCTGACCACCCTCGGCACGGTCGACGGCCCGATCGGCCTGGCGCTGCTCGACGGCTGGAAGGAGATGTGCCTGCCCGTCCTGCGCCTCATCGAGGACCGGCTCGCCCCGGGCGCCCTGGTCGTCGGCGACGACTCCACGTTCGAGTCGATGAGCGACTACGTGGCCTACGTCCGCGACCCCGGCAACGGCTATGTCAGCGTCGACTTCCCGGTCGAGGACGGCATGGAGCTCAGCTGCTGGACGGGCCGCTGA
- a CDS encoding MarR family winged helix-turn-helix transcriptional regulator has protein sequence MARLAKLYRNELAKKLTQLDIYIGQEQVLLNIREPEGVSQAELGDRVKATPATLTKMLQRMERGGLVRRERSDSRGRASRVFLTEYGWATRHTVERLWQQAESRLTAGLTREEAVALSRLLDKLTAGEVTPRRAEFDS, from the coding sequence ATGGCTCGCCTGGCGAAGCTGTACCGCAACGAGCTGGCGAAGAAGCTGACTCAGCTGGACATCTACATCGGCCAAGAACAGGTTCTGCTCAACATCAGGGAGCCTGAGGGTGTGTCGCAGGCGGAGCTGGGTGATCGAGTCAAGGCGACTCCGGCCACGTTGACCAAGATGCTGCAGCGCATGGAACGCGGTGGACTGGTCCGTCGTGAACGCAGCGACAGCCGGGGCAGGGCGAGCCGGGTGTTCCTGACCGAGTATGGCTGGGCCACCCGACACACGGTGGAGAGACTCTGGCAGCAGGCGGAGAGCAGGCTCACCGCCGGACTGACCCGGGAGGAGGCCGTTGCGCTGTCGCGGCTGTTGGACAAACTCACGGCCGGGGAAGTGACCCCGCGCCGGGCGGAGTTCGACTCGTGA
- a CDS encoding helix-turn-helix transcriptional regulator: MQREQLADFLRRRREAIRPAEVGIADGPRRRTAGLRREEVAMLAGMSVDYVVRLEQGRSSQPSTQLLGALARALRLTDDERSHLFHLAGHQPPPADGVARLARAGLVRLLDLVGDTPAMVLSDLGEVLAQNRMSILLTGDHTGLAGDRRYVAYRYFTDPAVRDLHGPEEWQRHARQQVADLRAVAGRRAGDPAVTGLIERLRAVSDDFRRLWAEHEVMVRRADRKTFVHPRVGRVTMDCETLVTPDLGQQLLVLTPADAGAREKLDLLRVLGVEEFPARVPH; the protein is encoded by the coding sequence ATGCAGCGCGAGCAGCTCGCCGATTTCCTCCGTCGCCGACGCGAGGCCATCCGCCCCGCCGAGGTCGGCATCGCCGACGGCCCCCGCCGCCGCACCGCCGGCCTGCGCCGCGAGGAGGTCGCCATGCTCGCCGGCATGTCCGTCGACTACGTCGTCCGCCTCGAACAGGGCCGCAGCAGCCAACCGTCGACCCAGCTGCTCGGTGCCCTGGCCCGGGCCCTGCGCCTGACCGACGACGAGCGAAGCCACCTGTTCCACCTGGCCGGCCACCAGCCGCCGCCCGCCGACGGCGTCGCCCGCCTGGCCCGGGCCGGCCTGGTCCGCCTGCTCGACCTGGTGGGCGACACCCCCGCCATGGTCCTGTCCGACCTCGGCGAGGTCCTGGCGCAGAACCGCATGTCGATCCTGCTCACCGGCGACCACACCGGGCTGGCCGGCGACCGCCGCTACGTCGCCTACCGCTACTTCACCGACCCGGCCGTCCGCGACCTCCACGGCCCCGAGGAATGGCAGCGGCACGCCCGCCAACAGGTGGCCGACCTGCGCGCGGTGGCCGGCCGGCGGGCCGGCGACCCGGCCGTGACCGGCCTGATCGAACGGTTGCGGGCGGTGAGCGACGACTTCCGGCGGCTGTGGGCCGAGCACGAGGTCATGGTGCGCCGGGCCGACCGCAAGACGTTCGTGCACCCGCGCGTGGGCCGCGTCACGATGGACTGCGAAACCCTCGTCACCCCCGACCTCGGCCAGCAACTGCTGGTGCTCACCCCGGCCGACGCCGGGGCCCGGGAGAAACTCGACCTGCTGCGCGTGCTGGGGGTCGAGGAGTTCCCGGCCCGGGTGCCCCACTGA
- a CDS encoding aldo/keto reductase, which translates to MRVRTLGDTGPTVSAVGLGAMSMSGAYGPADREESVATVRAALDAGITLVDTGDFYGMGHNELLLSEALRGRDRDGYVLSVKFGQQVGPGMRFAGQDSRPASVRNFLSYSLTRLGVDHVDIYRPARLDRSVPIEDTIGAIKEMIDAGYVRYVGLSEVDAETVRRAHAVHPVADLQIEYSLLSRAVEADVLPTLRELGIGLTAYGVLGRGLLSGNWVPGRADDPRNHSPRFSAENASHNLALVEALRRVADAKGCTVAQLAIAWVAAQDPSIVPLVGARTRQRLGEALPALDVELSAGDLEEIEAAVPKGAARGDRYPAAFMSSLGVGN; encoded by the coding sequence ATGCGGGTACGCACTCTGGGCGACACGGGTCCCACGGTTTCCGCGGTGGGGCTGGGGGCGATGAGCATGTCGGGCGCGTACGGCCCGGCCGACCGCGAGGAGAGCGTCGCCACCGTGCGGGCCGCGCTGGACGCGGGGATCACGCTGGTCGACACCGGCGACTTCTACGGCATGGGGCACAACGAGCTGCTGCTGTCGGAGGCGTTGCGGGGACGCGACCGGGACGGCTATGTGCTGAGTGTGAAGTTCGGGCAGCAGGTGGGGCCGGGCATGCGGTTCGCCGGTCAGGACTCCCGCCCGGCTTCGGTGCGCAACTTCCTGAGCTATTCGCTGACCCGGCTCGGCGTCGACCACGTGGACATCTACCGGCCGGCCCGGCTCGACCGGTCGGTGCCGATCGAGGACACGATCGGCGCGATCAAGGAGATGATCGACGCCGGTTACGTGCGGTACGTGGGGCTCTCCGAGGTGGACGCGGAGACCGTCCGTCGGGCGCACGCCGTCCATCCGGTTGCTGATCTTCAGATCGAGTACTCGCTGCTGTCGCGGGCGGTCGAGGCCGACGTGCTGCCCACGCTGCGGGAGCTGGGCATCGGGCTGACCGCGTACGGGGTGTTGGGTCGCGGGCTGCTCTCGGGCAACTGGGTGCCGGGGCGGGCGGACGATCCGCGTAACCACAGCCCCCGCTTCTCCGCCGAGAACGCCTCGCACAACCTCGCCCTGGTGGAGGCGCTGCGCCGGGTCGCCGACGCGAAGGGGTGCACGGTGGCGCAGTTGGCGATCGCGTGGGTGGCGGCGCAGGACCCGTCCATCGTGCCGCTGGTCGGTGCGCGCACCCGGCAGCGGCTGGGCGAGGCGCTGCCGGCGCTGGACGTGGAGCTGTCGGCCGGTGACCTCGAGGAGATCGAGGCGGCCGTGCCGAAGGGCGCCGCGCGCGGTGACCGTTACCCGGCGGCGTTCATGTCGAGCCTCGGCGTCGGCAACTAG
- a CDS encoding acyl-CoA dehydrogenase family protein, whose protein sequence is MTATTLRPVAAAEELADTVSALADRAEADRTLPAELVGKLRDGGLFAMGLPASLGGLECRPEELIPAIETVSRADASVGWSVLIGNTSAFLAWLPPGTAEEIVATNPCPIVAGSMAPVGRGELMADGTAYRVTGRWPFSSGCSHADVLMGGFVVRENGRPKLDENGRPGMRVAFFAADEVTVHDTWHVAGLAGTGSHDIAVSEVVVPVRRTAVPFAEPSHQPGPLYRLSPYNVLMVLFAGFPLGVAGRALDELAALATTKQRVGARHTLLDDPLVNTELVADHAALRAARAGVLDAAADVWDTVESGRELGLRQRAGLAAATVHAFDVARGIVSRAFHQAGASALFDHSPLQRCLRDMHAAGQHIAFSADSRERLSRAWLGLPVPPAIFQV, encoded by the coding sequence ATGACGGCGACGACCCTGCGGCCGGTCGCGGCGGCCGAGGAGTTGGCGGACACGGTCTCGGCGCTGGCGGACCGCGCCGAGGCCGACCGCACGCTGCCCGCCGAGCTCGTCGGCAAGCTGCGCGACGGCGGCCTGTTCGCCATGGGCCTGCCCGCATCGCTCGGCGGCCTGGAATGTCGACCGGAGGAGCTCATCCCCGCCATCGAGACGGTGTCGAGGGCGGACGCCTCCGTGGGCTGGTCGGTGCTGATCGGCAACACCTCGGCGTTCCTCGCCTGGCTCCCACCCGGTACGGCGGAGGAGATCGTGGCCACGAACCCCTGCCCGATCGTGGCGGGATCGATGGCTCCGGTGGGAAGGGGCGAGCTGATGGCGGACGGCACCGCCTACCGGGTCACCGGCCGGTGGCCGTTCTCCAGCGGCTGCTCCCACGCCGACGTGCTGATGGGCGGGTTCGTCGTACGCGAGAACGGGCGGCCGAAGCTGGACGAGAACGGCAGGCCGGGGATGCGGGTCGCGTTCTTCGCCGCCGATGAGGTGACGGTGCACGACACCTGGCACGTGGCCGGGCTGGCCGGCACCGGCAGCCACGACATCGCCGTCAGCGAGGTCGTGGTGCCGGTCCGGCGCACCGCGGTGCCGTTCGCCGAGCCGTCGCACCAGCCGGGGCCGCTGTACCGCCTGTCGCCGTACAACGTGTTGATGGTGCTGTTCGCCGGCTTTCCGCTCGGCGTCGCGGGGCGGGCGCTCGACGAGCTGGCCGCACTCGCGACGACCAAGCAGCGGGTCGGCGCCCGGCACACTCTGCTCGACGACCCGCTCGTGAACACCGAGCTGGTCGCCGACCACGCCGCGCTCCGGGCGGCGCGGGCCGGTGTGCTCGACGCGGCGGCGGACGTCTGGGACACCGTCGAGTCGGGCCGGGAGCTGGGTCTGCGGCAACGGGCCGGGCTCGCGGCCGCGACGGTCCACGCGTTCGACGTCGCCCGAGGGATCGTCAGCAGGGCGTTCCACCAGGCCGGTGCGTCCGCGCTGTTCGACCACTCGCCGCTGCAGCGCTGCCTGCGCGACATGCACGCGGCGGGGCAGCACATCGCGTTCTCCGCCGACTCCCGGGAGCGGCTGAGCCGTGCGTGGCTCGGTCTCCCGGTGCCCCCGGCGATCTTCCAGGTGTGA
- a CDS encoding TetR/AcrR family transcriptional regulator, whose amino-acid sequence MHRGNRHGRSEAAREAVLQAADDLVAEIGYAKVTIEGIAARAGVAKQTIYRWWRSKTDILVDAFAADSVQELTLPDTGALHTDLRAHLDELVRFLEVSDSGAVFRALAGQAQHDPELATRLRAEVLPRLRARDRVPFDRAAARGELPADADVDLLVDQVVGPIHFRVLVTGEPVTPALLDALVTGAARGRPEARTSAGTPGPRPGAGVGRSGGGEGC is encoded by the coding sequence ATGCACCGCGGCAACCGGCACGGCCGGAGCGAGGCGGCCCGCGAGGCCGTGCTCCAGGCGGCGGACGACCTCGTCGCCGAGATCGGCTATGCCAAGGTCACCATCGAGGGCATCGCCGCCCGGGCCGGCGTCGCCAAGCAGACGATCTACCGGTGGTGGCGCTCCAAGACCGACATCCTGGTCGACGCGTTCGCCGCCGACAGCGTCCAGGAGCTCACCCTGCCCGACACCGGAGCCTTGCACACCGACCTGCGCGCCCACCTCGACGAGCTGGTCCGCTTCCTCGAGGTGTCCGACTCGGGCGCGGTGTTCCGGGCCCTGGCCGGTCAGGCCCAGCACGATCCGGAGCTGGCCACCCGGCTGCGCGCGGAGGTTCTGCCGCGGCTGCGCGCCCGTGACCGGGTGCCGTTCGACCGGGCCGCGGCACGGGGCGAGCTGCCCGCCGACGCCGACGTCGACCTGCTCGTCGACCAGGTGGTCGGGCCGATCCACTTCCGGGTGCTCGTGACGGGCGAACCGGTGACACCCGCACTGCTGGACGCGCTGGTCACCGGGGCGGCCCGGGGGCGACCGGAGGCGCGGACGTCGGCTGGGACGCCGGGTCCACGACCAGGCGCAGGCGTCGGTCGGTCCGGCGGCGGCGAAGGGTGTTGA
- a CDS encoding TcmI family type II polyketide cyclase: MSEPVHRTLIVARLNDGAERTVADLFAASDATDLPQRIGVRSRTLFEFHGLYFHLIETDAEFRARVDEARRDPLFVNLSADLEPYVTPYDPQRWRSPVDAMARSFYHWDNPRRSQA; the protein is encoded by the coding sequence GTGAGTGAACCGGTGCACCGCACCCTGATCGTCGCGAGACTGAACGACGGCGCGGAACGGACGGTCGCCGACCTGTTCGCCGCGTCGGACGCCACGGACCTGCCGCAGCGGATCGGCGTGCGCAGCCGCACGCTGTTCGAGTTCCACGGGCTGTACTTCCACCTGATCGAGACCGACGCGGAGTTCCGCGCGCGCGTGGACGAGGCGCGGCGTGACCCACTGTTCGTCAACCTGAGCGCCGACCTCGAGCCCTACGTCACCCCGTACGACCCGCAGCGGTGGCGGTCCCCGGTGGACGCCATGGCGAGATCCTTCTACCACTGGGACAACCCGCGGAGGAGCCAAGCATGA
- the wrbA gene encoding NAD(P)H:quinone oxidoreductase: MSVRVLVAFYSTTGTTRRLAEAVSEGAEKEGAEVRLRRAQETAPPQVIAANPDWVANLDASAHLAPPTHDDLRWADAIIIGSPTRYGNLASPIMQFLETTGPLWFVDELADKVVGGLVSVGTAHGGHESTLLALSHVFHHWGAIYVSPGYLGDELKAIGNPYGVSALASIGQPGPSGAELSAARVYGARVAEVARRMTAGSRQRE; this comes from the coding sequence ATGTCGGTCCGCGTGCTTGTCGCGTTCTACAGCACTACCGGAACTACGCGTCGCCTCGCCGAGGCGGTGTCGGAGGGGGCTGAGAAGGAGGGCGCCGAGGTGCGGCTGCGCCGCGCCCAGGAGACCGCGCCGCCCCAGGTGATCGCGGCGAACCCGGACTGGGTCGCGAACCTGGACGCCTCCGCGCACCTGGCGCCGCCGACGCACGACGACCTGCGGTGGGCCGACGCCATCATCATCGGCTCGCCCACCAGGTACGGCAACCTCGCCTCCCCGATCATGCAGTTCCTCGAAACCACCGGTCCGTTGTGGTTCGTCGACGAGTTGGCCGACAAGGTCGTCGGTGGTCTCGTGAGCGTCGGCACCGCGCACGGTGGGCACGAGTCCACGCTGCTTGCGCTGTCGCACGTGTTCCACCACTGGGGTGCGATCTACGTCTCTCCCGGCTACCTCGGCGACGAGTTGAAGGCCATCGGCAATCCGTACGGGGTGTCCGCCCTCGCCTCGATCGGCCAGCCTGGTCCCTCCGGCGCGGAGCTGAGCGCGGCGCGCGTCTACGGTGCCCGGGTCGCCGAGGTCGCGCGGCGCATGACGGCCGGCAGCCGGCAGAGGGAATGA
- a CDS encoding methyltransferase: MTQVSAVPSAAPSSEPPPQLQDRAVIMRLMFGAWLQQALYVAAKLDVADALADGPRDIEALAGEVGADPTALARFLRALVSAGVFAEPSPGRFELNGPAEYLRSSVPNTHKYIAILHGEEAYAACAEVLHTAHTGRPAFDVVYGKPYFSYIAEDPKARATFDAAMGRETAVPLVVAQCDFGAEGTVVDVGGGVGALLAAVLVDRPGLTGVLFDLPESSDAAREHLAGLGLAARVRVVGGTAFDSVPAGGDVYTISRVLHDFDDEQVLTILGNVRSAMSPSARLMVFDALLTERPGFNPGRMADLGMLMVLGGRYRTEAEMRDLLSRAGFRVTEVRHARDADPRAESVLEAVPA, from the coding sequence ATGACCCAGGTGTCAGCAGTGCCGTCGGCGGCGCCGTCGTCCGAGCCGCCACCCCAGTTGCAGGACCGTGCCGTCATCATGCGCCTGATGTTCGGCGCCTGGTTGCAGCAGGCGTTGTACGTCGCGGCCAAGCTGGACGTCGCGGACGCGCTGGCCGACGGGCCCAGAGACATCGAGGCGCTGGCCGGGGAGGTCGGTGCCGATCCGACGGCCCTGGCCCGGTTCCTGCGGGCCCTGGTCTCGGCCGGGGTCTTCGCCGAGCCGTCGCCCGGCCGGTTCGAGCTGAACGGGCCGGCCGAGTACCTGCGCTCGTCGGTGCCGAACACCCACAAGTACATCGCGATCCTGCACGGCGAGGAGGCGTACGCGGCGTGCGCGGAGGTGCTGCACACCGCGCACACCGGGCGGCCGGCGTTCGACGTGGTGTACGGAAAGCCGTACTTCTCCTACATCGCCGAGGACCCGAAGGCCCGTGCGACATTCGACGCCGCGATGGGTCGGGAGACCGCGGTGCCCCTGGTGGTCGCGCAGTGCGACTTCGGCGCCGAGGGCACGGTCGTGGACGTGGGCGGTGGCGTGGGCGCGTTGCTGGCAGCGGTGCTCGTCGACCGGCCGGGGCTCACCGGCGTGCTGTTCGACCTGCCGGAGTCCTCCGACGCGGCGCGCGAGCACCTGGCCGGCCTCGGCCTGGCCGCCAGGGTGCGGGTGGTCGGCGGCACCGCCTTCGACTCCGTGCCGGCGGGTGGGGACGTCTACACGATCTCGCGGGTGCTGCACGACTTCGACGACGAGCAGGTGCTGACCATCCTCGGCAACGTCCGCTCCGCGATGAGCCCGTCGGCGCGGCTCATGGTCTTCGACGCGCTGCTGACCGAACGGCCGGGCTTCAACCCGGGTCGCATGGCAGATCTCGGCATGCTGATGGTGCTCGGCGGGCGCTATCGCACCGAGGCCGAGATGCGCGACTTGTTGTCGCGGGCGGGTTTCCGGGTGACCGAGGTGAGGCACGCCCGGGATGCCGACCCGCGCGCCGAGAGCGTGCTGGAGGCGGTGCCGGCCTGA